The following are encoded in a window of Ruminiclostridium herbifermentans genomic DNA:
- a CDS encoding FAD-dependent oxidoreductase encodes MGRKILIIGGVAGGASAAARLRRNSEEDQIIMFERGPHVSFSNCSLPYHLSGVVKEIDDLVLMNPERFLKQYNIDARINSEVTAIDRKNKTVTVKRIDLGEEYTETYDKLILSPGASPIVPSLPGIENVNVFTVRNVVNIDELNQFVKQMNTKDITVIGGGYVGVEVAENLNEAGYNVSLIEATNQILRPFDYDMVQIFHKVLIDHNVNLIVGDKVERFEKDKVVLASGKTINAGAVVMAIGVSPETYLAKEAGLEIGETGAIKVDKNYLTNDPDIYAIGDAIEVYHALTHTMTKLSLAGPALKQARIVADHINNKRTSNHGYIGSSAIKVFEYNGASTGLNESLIKALNMKINYDIVRIILSDKVGIMPNAAPMHFKLLFEVPTGKILGAQAIGKGDVTKRIDVVAAAIKFGGTVEDLKDLEFSYAPPFTTAKDIVNYAGYVGSNLLNGDFKQVNVDKVRELVENNNIIIDVREINEFKRGHIKGAINIPLSELRERIDEIPKDRPVYLHCRTGQRSYNAALALQNMGFNNVINITGSFLGVSFYEYYNDKFYDRESIVTEYNFI; translated from the coding sequence ATGGGACGAAAGATATTAATTATAGGTGGAGTAGCTGGTGGAGCATCTGCAGCAGCGAGATTAAGAAGAAATAGCGAAGAAGATCAGATTATTATGTTTGAAAGAGGCCCTCATGTTTCATTTTCTAATTGCTCGCTCCCTTATCATTTAAGTGGAGTGGTAAAGGAAATAGATGATTTGGTTTTAATGAATCCAGAGCGCTTTTTAAAACAATATAATATAGATGCACGTATAAATAGTGAAGTAACTGCAATCGATAGGAAAAACAAAACTGTAACTGTAAAAAGAATAGATTTAGGAGAAGAGTATACTGAAACTTATGATAAATTGATCTTATCACCAGGAGCTTCACCGATTGTTCCAAGTCTTCCAGGCATTGAAAATGTTAATGTATTCACAGTACGAAATGTGGTTAATATTGATGAGTTGAATCAATTTGTAAAGCAGATGAATACAAAAGATATAACGGTAATTGGGGGTGGATATGTCGGTGTTGAAGTTGCTGAGAACTTAAATGAAGCGGGATATAATGTATCACTTATAGAAGCAACCAATCAGATACTAAGACCATTTGACTACGACATGGTTCAGATATTCCATAAAGTACTAATTGATCATAATGTAAATTTAATTGTTGGAGATAAAGTGGAGAGATTTGAAAAAGATAAAGTTGTCTTAGCTTCTGGGAAAACGATAAATGCAGGTGCTGTAGTAATGGCAATCGGCGTATCACCTGAAACGTATCTTGCAAAAGAAGCTGGTCTTGAAATAGGAGAAACAGGTGCAATTAAAGTAGATAAAAACTATCTTACAAATGACCCAGATATCTATGCAATTGGTGATGCAATCGAAGTATATCATGCATTAACTCATACCATGACAAAATTATCATTAGCTGGTCCTGCATTAAAGCAGGCAAGAATTGTTGCGGATCATATTAATAATAAGAGGACATCGAACCATGGATATATTGGCTCTTCTGCAATTAAAGTATTTGAATATAATGGGGCATCAACAGGATTAAACGAATCATTAATCAAAGCACTTAATATGAAAATCAATTATGATATTGTACGTATAATTCTATCTGATAAAGTAGGGATTATGCCGAATGCGGCACCGATGCATTTTAAGTTGCTGTTTGAGGTGCCTACTGGAAAGATCCTTGGAGCTCAAGCAATTGGTAAAGGAGATGTTACAAAGCGCATTGATGTTGTTGCTGCTGCCATTAAGTTTGGTGGAACGGTAGAAGATCTAAAGGATTTGGAATTCAGTTATGCACCTCCGTTTACCACTGCAAAGGATATTGTAAATTACGCAGGATATGTAGGCTCAAATCTTTTAAACGGTGACTTTAAACAAGTAAATGTTGATAAGGTAAGAGAGCTGGTTGAAAATAATAATATTATTATAGATGTAAGGGAAATCAATGAATTTAAACGTGGACATATAAAAGGAGCAATCAATATTCCATTAAGTGAACTCAGGGAAAGAATAGACGAAATTCCAAAAGACAGGCCAGTGTATCTACACTGCCGAACTGGTCAACGTAGTTATAATGCAGCTTTAGCTCTTCAAAATATGGGCTTCAATAACGTTATCAATATAACTGGAAGCTTTTTGGGAGTTTCCTTCTATGAATATTATAATGACAAATTTTATGATAGAGAAAGCATTGTAACAGAATATAATTTCATTTAA
- a CDS encoding rhodanese-like domain-containing protein has product MFDFFKRDDSKIININDMDDLIGKVELIDIREPYEYKRGSLRTAKNIPMGNLLASPEKYLAKDKTYYIMCQSGGRSGRTARALTKQGFKVIDVVGGMGSYVGTKRN; this is encoded by the coding sequence ATGTTTGATTTTTTTAAGAGAGATGATAGTAAAATAATTAATATAAATGATATGGACGACCTTATTGGTAAGGTGGAACTAATTGATATAAGAGAACCATATGAATATAAACGTGGAAGTTTAAGGACCGCTAAAAACATACCTATGGGCAATTTGCTAGCAAGTCCCGAAAAATATTTGGCAAAAGATAAGACATACTATATTATGTGTCAGTCAGGTGGTAGGAGTGGAAGAACTGCAAGAGCACTTACAAAACAAGGATTCAAAGTTATAGATGTTGTTGGTGGTATGGGGTCCTATGTTGGAACAAAAAGAAATTAA
- a CDS encoding ABC transporter ATP-binding protein: MSKKQNQSAVKLILRTMIIQFTTTPIHITVFIFVVLLEALGLTARAITTKQLFDTVAEASLGNIEFMNCLVSVLIMGMVTIVQQFINGVKFFYWPVITDKASGINKQKLFKKVQCLSPEVFEDTNFLDDLNKAQNGVEPLTTVSLFILNIIFFDVTYAISMGGYLFYLNPILIITLALAFIPALISQIVNMKIFTKLEKDSAPLRRQCDYYKKAICDREYYKETRVLGAFHYFYDLFQNTLSLLLRKQRNIEKKTTVIKVLLNIVTFMGMGLSTYLLFISTMNGYISIGAFAAVFTTLGVVFDVMQSMMAWDVSGISRDMGKVYNFMNIMDYPERKGKTGIHDFSTGVVADNINFRYPNKSQLAINEVSLTISEGETIAIVGENGSGKSTLVRLLTGLYQPCQGKVTIGGLDTKDITPECIFKDISGVFQNYQKYKMTLLDNVVISDVGKDIDEKYVYNVLQQAGFNYNKDDIKLDTLLSPEFGGVDLSGGQWQRLALARGLYRQNNFIVLDEPTAAIDPIEEDKLFAQFKEMIKGKSAIIVTHRLGSTKLADRIIVMDKGRINDMGEHEQLLSKSGKYAEMWNAQAEWYQRDKAINIIN; this comes from the coding sequence GTGAGTAAAAAACAAAATCAGTCTGCTGTCAAGCTTATATTACGAACTATGATTATTCAGTTTACGACTACACCTATACATATAACAGTATTTATATTTGTCGTTCTGCTTGAAGCATTAGGATTAACTGCAAGAGCTATTACAACGAAGCAGCTTTTTGATACAGTTGCAGAAGCTTCCCTTGGAAATATAGAATTTATGAATTGTTTAGTTTCAGTATTGATTATGGGAATGGTAACAATAGTTCAGCAATTTATTAATGGAGTTAAGTTTTTTTATTGGCCTGTAATTACAGATAAGGCAAGTGGAATAAATAAGCAAAAGTTGTTTAAAAAAGTTCAGTGTTTAAGTCCAGAAGTATTTGAAGATACCAACTTTTTGGATGATTTGAATAAGGCTCAAAATGGTGTCGAGCCATTAACAACTGTTTCACTTTTTATTCTAAATATTATCTTTTTTGATGTTACCTATGCTATTTCTATGGGAGGATATTTGTTTTATTTAAATCCTATATTGATAATAACGTTAGCTTTAGCTTTTATACCAGCACTGATATCACAGATTGTAAATATGAAAATTTTTACGAAACTTGAGAAAGATAGCGCACCATTACGCCGTCAATGTGATTATTACAAAAAAGCAATTTGCGATCGCGAATATTATAAAGAAACTCGTGTTCTTGGTGCTTTTCATTATTTTTATGATTTGTTTCAGAATACGTTATCTCTATTATTACGAAAGCAGAGGAATATAGAAAAAAAGACTACAGTTATAAAAGTTTTATTAAACATAGTTACATTTATGGGTATGGGTTTATCAACGTATTTACTATTTATCTCAACAATGAATGGTTATATTTCGATAGGTGCATTTGCAGCAGTTTTTACAACACTAGGTGTGGTTTTTGATGTTATGCAGAGCATGATGGCATGGGATGTAAGTGGAATAAGCAGAGATATGGGTAAAGTTTATAACTTTATGAACATAATGGATTACCCTGAACGTAAAGGAAAAACAGGAATACATGATTTCTCTACTGGAGTTGTAGCAGATAATATTAATTTTAGATATCCTAATAAAAGCCAATTAGCAATTAACGAAGTATCATTGACTATTAGTGAAGGCGAAACAATTGCCATTGTTGGAGAAAATGGCTCTGGAAAAAGCACATTGGTACGCTTACTTACTGGATTGTATCAACCATGTCAGGGAAAGGTAACAATTGGTGGATTAGACACTAAGGATATTACACCTGAATGTATATTTAAAGATATCTCAGGTGTATTTCAAAATTATCAAAAATATAAAATGACTTTATTAGATAATGTGGTTATTAGTGATGTAGGAAAAGATATTGACGAGAAATATGTTTACAATGTGTTACAACAAGCAGGATTCAATTACAATAAGGATGATATTAAACTTGATACATTACTCTCTCCAGAGTTTGGAGGTGTAGACTTGTCTGGTGGACAATGGCAGCGGTTAGCATTAGCACGTGGATTGTATCGTCAAAATAATTTTATTGTATTGGACGAACCTACAGCTGCAATAGATCCAATAGAAGAGGATAAACTATTTGCACAGTTTAAAGAAATGATTAAAGGCAAAAGTGCTATCATAGTGACTCATCGTCTGGGTTCAACTAAGCTGGCTGACCGCATTATTGTAATGGATAAGGGAAGAATAAATGATATGGGTGAACATGAACAGCTACTTTCTAAATCGGGTAAATATGCTGAGATGTGGAATGCTCAGGCTGAGTGGTATCAAAGAGATAAAGCAATTAATATCATTAATTAA
- a CDS encoding ABC transporter ATP-binding protein has product MSKTIASYSIVMCVIKKFFKGLNVLFLTFKISPLYSSIYVILTIIKAVTSTLITTLVTAEFVDTATKILQTRESQNSIWKPLIMLLLILLIVNVINTVLSLVKTLLSFCIEKKYKPLIVKMQAEIDFKHLENKDSWELISRVSAKSEESILNGFTAFMTILTIIIYIISVLGLILMQVWWAAVLILVFSAPMLWLSVRTGRKSYQATRETEEFRRRTEYFGDVLIGNNNIEERTLFGYGDKVSNNWWELHEKSRRLRLKVRLRYMVLTKGSTMGLSFIAILVAVTLISPVISRQLSAGMYMALIGTVLGITHQMGWDMSWAVETIVNTEEYLKDFERFQNLSKTSNALSKPDSEPIEFSTLEFCDVKFKYPSSTEYILKGLSFKIERGRHYAFVGGNGVGKTTITKLLTGLYTDYEGSILINGKELRQYSQGAIKALFTAVYQDFSKYYISLKENIALGDVAGNHSDEQFLQIAKSAGLDDVLKDLKNGMETPLGRIQNNGQEISGGQWQRVAIARSLISCSPIKILDEPTSALDPISESQLYYEFEKLMRGKTTIFISHRLSSTKLADEIMVIDNGRIVEQGTHEELMSMNGKYTKMFMAQRKWYQ; this is encoded by the coding sequence ATGAGTAAAACAATAGCATCATACAGTATAGTAATGTGTGTTATAAAAAAATTTTTTAAAGGTCTTAATGTCTTATTTTTAACTTTTAAAATATCACCATTATATTCAAGCATATATGTAATATTAACTATTATAAAAGCGGTAACATCTACGCTTATAACTACCTTAGTAACAGCTGAGTTTGTAGATACAGCTACTAAAATACTGCAAACTAGAGAGTCACAGAATAGTATTTGGAAACCACTTATTATGCTTTTGCTTATTTTATTAATCGTTAATGTGATTAATACTGTTTTATCTTTAGTAAAAACTCTTCTCTCATTTTGCATTGAAAAAAAATACAAGCCACTTATAGTAAAGATGCAGGCTGAAATTGATTTTAAACATCTTGAAAATAAAGATAGTTGGGAACTTATTTCACGTGTATCAGCAAAATCAGAAGAATCTATATTAAATGGCTTTACTGCTTTTATGACTATATTGACAATAATTATTTACATTATTTCTGTTCTGGGTCTAATATTAATGCAAGTATGGTGGGCTGCTGTTTTAATTTTAGTATTTTCAGCTCCTATGTTATGGCTTTCTGTACGTACAGGAAGAAAGAGTTATCAGGCAACTCGTGAAACAGAAGAATTTCGTCGTCGTACAGAATATTTTGGAGATGTATTAATTGGTAATAATAATATTGAAGAAAGAACATTGTTCGGTTATGGAGATAAAGTAAGTAATAATTGGTGGGAATTACATGAAAAGAGCCGAAGGCTGCGCTTAAAAGTACGGTTACGATATATGGTTTTAACAAAGGGATCAACGATGGGACTTAGTTTTATTGCAATTTTAGTTGCAGTGACGCTAATTTCTCCTGTTATTTCTAGACAATTGTCAGCAGGAATGTACATGGCTTTAATCGGAACTGTGTTAGGCATTACTCATCAAATGGGATGGGACATGTCATGGGCTGTTGAAACCATTGTTAATACTGAAGAATATCTAAAAGACTTTGAGAGATTTCAAAACTTAAGCAAAACTAGTAATGCGTTAAGCAAACCTGATAGTGAACCAATTGAATTTTCAACGCTCGAATTTTGTGATGTTAAATTTAAATACCCAAGTAGCACTGAATACATATTAAAAGGTTTGTCATTTAAAATTGAACGAGGTAGGCATTATGCTTTTGTTGGCGGTAATGGTGTTGGGAAAACCACTATAACTAAGTTATTAACAGGACTTTATACAGATTATGAAGGTAGTATTTTAATAAATGGAAAAGAACTACGCCAATATTCACAAGGTGCCATTAAAGCTTTATTCACAGCTGTGTATCAGGATTTTTCTAAATATTATATATCTTTGAAAGAAAATATAGCACTTGGAGATGTAGCAGGTAATCATTCAGATGAACAGTTTTTGCAAATAGCTAAATCTGCAGGATTAGATGACGTATTGAAGGATTTAAAAAATGGTATGGAAACTCCACTGGGTAGAATACAAAATAATGGTCAGGAAATATCGGGTGGGCAATGGCAACGTGTTGCAATTGCTAGATCGCTTATTAGTTGTTCTCCGATTAAAATTTTAGATGAGCCAACATCTGCATTAGATCCTATATCTGAAAGTCAGCTCTATTATGAATTTGAAAAACTAATGAGAGGAAAAACAACGATTTTTATTAGTCATCGTCTCAGTTCAACAAAATTGGCAGATGAAATAATGGTAATAGATAATGGACGTATTGTTGAGCAAGGAACACATGAGGAATTAATGAGTATGAATGGTAAATACACAAAAATGTTCATGGCGCAAAGGAAGTGGTATCAGTGA
- a CDS encoding diaminopimelate decarboxylase family protein: MTKCDEIVHYIDGKLYIDEVNCEELIKKYDGPMLIYSENRIVDNIVALKKAFLNRYPNCGFFFAYKACYFPKILNIIKENGFGAEVSSSYEFAMAKKNKIGNSIMWNSPGKSEQELNYLINNKIYWNVDSLEETILINELAKKNNTCINIGMRINPDVKIKSSYIERGGKLGIDVESGQALEFCEQLQNLSNVRLIGLHSHLSVENTNPSNHVLSAKALKDFAKTLQQKFDIKLEYLSLGGGFAARNHIEEAGYSIDDFAIEICPLLYELDYRPKLILEPGRYVVDDAAICIGKILCKKKCWDNSWWITDMGTNLLPSFYGRDYNIVPVIKNNRDKICVNIGDRTSSFSGVIKEKILIQDQDANDYIAALNCGSYTFSCAQNYFYPISYHFYIVSNDKLQVLYKYKSEEQYIKELYEQSYDN; the protein is encoded by the coding sequence GTGACTAAATGTGATGAAATTGTTCATTATATTGATGGAAAGCTTTATATTGATGAGGTTAATTGTGAGGAACTAATAAAAAAATATGATGGTCCAATGCTTATATACTCTGAAAATCGAATTGTTGATAATATAGTAGCCCTTAAAAAGGCTTTTTTAAACAGATATCCAAACTGCGGTTTCTTTTTTGCCTACAAAGCCTGTTATTTTCCAAAGATATTAAATATTATTAAAGAAAATGGTTTTGGAGCAGAAGTAAGCTCATCTTATGAATTTGCAATGGCAAAGAAAAATAAGATTGGCAATTCAATTATGTGGAATAGTCCTGGTAAGAGTGAGCAAGAGTTGAATTATTTGATAAATAATAAAATTTACTGGAATGTCGATTCTCTAGAGGAGACAATTCTCATAAATGAACTTGCTAAGAAGAATAATACCTGTATTAATATAGGAATGAGAATAAACCCTGATGTAAAGATTAAATCTTCGTACATTGAAAGAGGAGGGAAATTAGGTATTGATGTAGAGTCAGGACAAGCACTCGAGTTTTGTGAACAACTTCAAAATCTATCTAATGTAAGATTAATAGGATTACATAGTCACCTTTCTGTGGAAAATACTAATCCATCTAATCATGTTCTATCTGCTAAGGCATTAAAAGATTTTGCAAAAACGTTACAGCAGAAATTTGATATTAAATTAGAGTATCTATCTCTTGGGGGAGGTTTTGCTGCACGTAATCATATAGAAGAAGCTGGATACAGTATAGATGATTTTGCAATTGAAATATGTCCATTACTTTATGAGTTAGATTACAGACCAAAACTTATATTGGAACCTGGAAGATATGTTGTTGATGATGCTGCTATATGTATAGGGAAAATCCTGTGCAAGAAGAAATGTTGGGACAATAGTTGGTGGATAACTGATATGGGAACAAATTTACTACCTTCTTTTTATGGAAGGGATTATAATATTGTGCCTGTAATAAAAAATAATCGGGACAAAATATGTGTAAACATAGGGGACAGAACTTCTTCATTTTCTGGTGTAATTAAAGAAAAAATTCTAATACAAGATCAGGATGCAAATGACTATATTGCAGCATTGAATTGTGGAAGTTATACATTTTCATGTGCTCAGAATTATTTTTATCCAATATCGTACCATTTTTACATCGTAAGTAATGATAAATTACAAGTATTATATAAATATAAAAGTGAAGAGCAATACATTAAAGAACTTTACGAACAAAGTTATGATAACTAG
- a CDS encoding TrmO family methyltransferase domain-containing protein, whose amino-acid sequence MKKVEFQHIGDYFSDPEGSQIRITIKRDLKDALLKLDHFSHCVIFTKGNQGFHCYIAKIVDIRQKTGELIIESYNQLKGELVDIKPYFPCEEKVDKYNKEIVVREEDFDPLFFRGEPIGKYFSAHDGGIIQFQESENLSAEAIERVIKHIKEGTFLRVIWWFDRFDDKRYRSCLVCNPPYDNAPKCGVFATRSPVRPNPIASTVVKVKSTDQYNKSITVLGFDGFSDTMILQVIPYQETDISGIKVPKWVEHWTDCKVFYDINKIELCSDDHSNAVYNKATEYFEELECNEIGQETEDLNEIVVEGASIHNLHNINVRIPKEKITVITGVSGSGKSSLAFDTIYYESQKQFLDLISSNTLTGTELKDSRVKKITGLQSSIAIEQKSLGANPRSTVATVTGIGEFLRLLFATIGDRICPNCLKAVPENNVCNFCGAIFLTLTPAVFNYNNPDYMCPVCKGLGEELQADINLIVTNPELSILDGASPWWGNLRKHREKPNANWMKGEVLALAEDMNEDLEVPFKDLSEEFKNQIFYGSNGRMVTWSYVNPNGRSGTITRPVEGVVNILKRLLAENRTSGSIEHIKRFFVNKKCSRCKGERLLEEGRLVKIGDTRYPEAVSMSITTLRNWCHFIYGNLNEINREKCRDILRKIVTRLKKLEEVGLGYITLDRSIPSLSGGEAQRVKLANQLGTGLSNILYIMDEPSKGLHPKDFQFLIPAIRHLKRLRNTVIVVEHRKEFIQMADYLIEIGPGAGNYGGQLLYSGMGEQQMFYDAKNYEYSVKSAAVEEDEKILLKGARTNNLKSIDISIPLKKMVCVIGVSGSGKSSLVSKTLYPAILKALGMSVEVVGEYDSISGIDGISNLYYVSQKPIGKNSRSTPGTYTGVFDLIRNYYAELSEAKKAKLTKEYFSFNSQKGQCEACKGAGEIAIPMHFMQDIYVPCHKCKGKRYKESVLKIKYKGYSIGDLLDLEIREVGEIFKNQPAIYRVLDMLCKVGLSYIKFGQSAATLSGGEAQRIKLAKELCDGKTEGAIYILDEPTSGLHDNDIDKLCYIIRELTSKGATVVIIEHNPRIINQADYIIELGPGGGENGGFLLKEGWI is encoded by the coding sequence ATGAAAAAGGTTGAGTTTCAGCATATAGGTGATTATTTTTCTGATCCTGAAGGCAGCCAGATAAGGATTACAATTAAAAGAGACTTAAAAGATGCATTGCTCAAATTAGACCATTTTAGTCATTGCGTTATATTTACGAAGGGAAATCAAGGCTTTCACTGTTATATAGCAAAGATAGTAGATATAAGGCAAAAAACTGGTGAATTAATCATTGAATCCTATAACCAACTGAAAGGTGAACTGGTGGACATTAAGCCCTATTTTCCTTGCGAAGAGAAAGTGGATAAATACAACAAGGAGATAGTAGTGAGGGAAGAAGACTTTGACCCATTGTTTTTCAGGGGGGAACCAATTGGAAAGTATTTCAGCGCTCATGATGGTGGCATTATTCAGTTTCAAGAATCAGAAAATCTCTCAGCCGAGGCAATTGAAAGAGTTATTAAGCATATAAAAGAAGGAACTTTTCTGAGAGTGATATGGTGGTTTGACCGTTTTGATGATAAACGGTATCGAAGCTGTTTGGTATGTAATCCTCCCTATGACAATGCTCCTAAGTGCGGTGTATTTGCTACAAGGTCACCTGTAAGGCCAAATCCTATTGCTTCTACTGTTGTCAAAGTTAAATCTACAGATCAGTATAATAAGAGTATTACGGTTTTGGGCTTTGATGGTTTTTCAGACACTATGATTTTGCAAGTTATCCCATATCAGGAGACAGATATAAGCGGTATAAAGGTTCCAAAGTGGGTTGAACACTGGACCGATTGTAAAGTGTTTTACGATATTAATAAGATAGAACTATGTAGCGATGACCATAGCAATGCGGTTTATAATAAAGCTACAGAATATTTTGAGGAACTGGAATGTAATGAAATTGGACAGGAAACTGAAGATTTAAATGAAATTGTCGTTGAAGGTGCCTCAATTCACAATCTGCATAATATAAATGTTAGGATACCAAAAGAGAAAATTACGGTTATAACAGGCGTTAGCGGAAGCGGAAAGTCAAGCCTTGCTTTTGACACTATCTATTACGAAAGTCAGAAACAGTTTTTGGATTTAATTTCATCTAATACATTAACAGGGACTGAGTTGAAAGATTCCAGAGTTAAGAAAATTACCGGACTTCAGTCTTCTATAGCTATTGAACAGAAAAGCTTGGGAGCAAATCCGAGATCAACCGTTGCCACTGTTACAGGAATAGGAGAGTTTCTAAGGCTTTTGTTTGCTACCATTGGGGATAGGATTTGCCCTAATTGTCTTAAAGCTGTTCCGGAGAATAATGTATGCAATTTCTGCGGTGCAATTTTTCTAACACTTACTCCAGCTGTATTCAATTATAATAATCCTGACTACATGTGCCCTGTCTGTAAAGGCCTTGGAGAGGAACTTCAGGCAGATATTAATCTTATTGTAACAAACCCTGAATTGTCTATTTTGGATGGCGCTTCTCCATGGTGGGGAAATTTGAGAAAACACAGAGAAAAGCCTAACGCAAACTGGATGAAGGGAGAGGTTCTGGCACTGGCAGAAGATATGAACGAGGATCTGGAAGTTCCTTTTAAGGATTTATCAGAAGAATTCAAAAATCAAATTTTCTATGGCAGTAATGGACGAATGGTGACTTGGAGTTATGTGAATCCTAATGGAAGAAGCGGAACCATAACCAGACCGGTGGAAGGGGTTGTCAATATACTTAAACGCTTATTGGCTGAAAATCGTACATCGGGCTCTATTGAACACATTAAAAGATTTTTTGTAAATAAAAAATGCAGCAGATGTAAAGGCGAAAGGCTGCTTGAAGAAGGCCGACTGGTAAAGATAGGGGATACAAGATATCCTGAAGCAGTCAGCATGAGTATAACCACTCTGAGAAATTGGTGCCATTTCATATATGGAAATCTAAATGAAATCAACCGTGAAAAGTGCAGAGATATTTTACGGAAGATAGTCACAAGACTCAAAAAGCTTGAAGAGGTTGGACTTGGATATATCACTCTAGACAGAAGTATACCGTCCCTTTCTGGTGGTGAGGCACAAAGAGTAAAGCTTGCAAATCAATTGGGAACAGGTCTTTCCAATATTCTGTATATCATGGATGAGCCTTCAAAAGGTTTGCATCCTAAAGATTTTCAATTCCTGATTCCAGCTATTCGCCACCTAAAAAGGTTGAGAAACACAGTTATTGTTGTTGAACATAGAAAAGAATTTATTCAGATGGCGGACTATCTAATTGAAATAGGACCTGGTGCAGGGAATTATGGCGGACAGTTATTATACTCAGGTATGGGTGAACAGCAAATGTTTTATGATGCTAAGAATTATGAATACTCTGTTAAAAGTGCTGCCGTTGAAGAAGATGAAAAAATACTGTTGAAAGGTGCAAGAACAAATAATCTAAAAAGTATTGATATTTCTATACCTCTCAAGAAAATGGTATGTGTCATAGGAGTGAGCGGGTCCGGAAAAAGCAGTCTTGTATCTAAGACATTATATCCAGCTATATTAAAGGCTCTTGGTATGAGTGTGGAGGTTGTTGGAGAGTATGACAGTATTTCAGGGATTGATGGTATATCTAATTTATATTATGTTAGCCAAAAGCCTATTGGGAAAAATTCCAGATCTACCCCAGGAACATATACAGGAGTATTTGACTTAATCAGAAATTATTATGCTGAACTAAGTGAGGCAAAAAAAGCAAAACTGACAAAAGAATACTTTAGCTTTAACAGTCAGAAGGGACAGTGCGAAGCATGCAAAGGAGCTGGCGAAATAGCCATTCCAATGCATTTTATGCAAGATATTTATGTTCCCTGTCATAAATGCAAAGGTAAGAGATATAAAGAGTCTGTATTGAAAATAAAGTATAAAGGGTATTCAATTGGAGACTTACTTGATTTAGAGATAAGAGAAGTCGGAGAAATATTCAAGAACCAACCAGCTATATATCGAGTATTGGATATGCTCTGTAAGGTTGGGCTTTCATATATCAAATTCGGACAAAGTGCTGCAACATTATCAGGTGGTGAAGCCCAAAGAATAAAGTTGGCGAAAGAATTATGCGATGGAAAAACAGAAGGTGCAATTTATATACTGGATGAACCCACTTCAGGGCTCCATGACAATGATATCGATAAGCTGTGCTATATTATTCGTGAACTTACCTCCAAGGGAGCAACAGTTGTTATCATTGAACACAATCCTAGAATTATCAATCAAGCAGATTATATAATCGAATTGGGACCCGGAGGCGGAGAAAATGGAGGGTTTTTATTAAAGGAAGGATGGATATAA